Proteins found in one Epinephelus fuscoguttatus linkage group LG4, E.fuscoguttatus.final_Chr_v1 genomic segment:
- the mdkb gene encoding midkine b produces MRSLFSVTLLLLVALTLNAEANRRAKNHKGGKHDKSRPASECSTAETQFGKCVPEHGDCGEGLREATCKDRTDKIHCKIPCNWKKDISDCKYKFGPWGACDADTNTKSRSGTLKRALFNAECQTTVKVSKPCSPKVKRPRGDKKPN; encoded by the exons ATGCGAAGTTTGTTCTCAGtgacgctgctgctgcttgtggCGCTGACGCTCAACGCCGAGGCCAACAGAAGAGCCAAAAATCACAAAG GTGGTAAACATGATAAATCCCGGCCTGCTTCAGAGTGCTCCACCGCAGAGACTCAGTTCGGGAAGTGTGTCCCAGAACATGGGGACTGTGGAGAAGGTCTGAGAGAGGCCACCTGCAAAGATCGCACCGACAAGATCCACTGCAAGATCCCCTGCAACTGGAAGAAGGACATCA gTGACTGTAAGTATAAGTTCGGCCCATGGGGAGCCTGTGACGCTGACACCAACACCAAGAGCCGGTCAGGAACTCTGAAGCGAGCGCTGTTTAACGCCGAGTGTCAAACCACCGTCAAGGTGTCCAAACCCTGCTCCCCCAAAGTGAAGAGGCCCAGAG GGGACAAGAAGCCAAACTAA